From the genome of Chelmon rostratus isolate fCheRos1 chromosome 1, fCheRos1.pri, whole genome shotgun sequence, one region includes:
- the LOC121611984 gene encoding troponin I, fast skeletal muscle-like, translating to RKKMSSSRRNQLKSLLLQIGEAMLEEEAREVEKEKMNHMEENCPPLSIPGCMQDLQDLCRKLHKQIDLVDEERYDIEIKVTKSNKEIEDLKLMVQDLKGKFRKPALKKVRMSADAMLAALLGSKHKVSMDLRANLKQVKKEVKEEEKQTGDWRKNIEDKAGMDGRKKMFETEA from the exons AGGAAAAAGATGTCGTCGAGCCGGAGGAATCAGCTGAAG agcTTGCTGCTGCAGATCGGTGAGGcgatgctggaggaggaggcccGTGAGGtagagaaggagaagatgaacCACATGGAGGAGAACTGCCCCCCGCTCTCCATCCCAGGCTGCATGCAGGATCTCCAG GACCTGTGCCGGAAACTTCACAAGCAGATCGATCTGGTGGATGAGGAGCGATACGACATCGAGATCAAAGTGACAAAGTCCAACAAGGAG ATCGAAGACCTGAAGTTGATGGTTCAGGATCTGAAGGGGAAGTTTAGGAAACCGGCCCTGAAGAAGGTGCGGATGTCGGCCGACGCCatgctggctgctctgctggGTTCCAAGCATAAAGTGTCCATGGACCTGAGAGCCAACCTGAAGCAGGTCAagaaggaggtgaaagaggag GAGAAGCAAACAGGCGACTGGAGGAAGAACATCGAAGACAAGGCCGGAATGGACGGCAGGAAGAAGATGTTCGAGACAGAAGCTTAA
- the aph1b gene encoding gamma-secretase subunit Aph-1b, which produces MTAAVFFGCTFIAFGPAIALFLFTIAREPLRVIFLIAGAFFWLVSLLLSSLVWFISVQISNKDSAAQQKGLLIFGVVLSVLLQETFRFAYYKLLKKANEGLLALSQEETMPISIRQLAYVSGLGFGFMSGAFSVVNILADSVGPGTVGIHGDSQHYFLSSAFMTMAIILLHMFWGVVFFDACEKQRWWAVAAVVVSHLVVSCLTFQNPEYVASLVPTYVILFLMGVWAFYSAGGSLRNLKLCLTCKDKDFLLANHRPR; this is translated from the exons ATGACGGCGGCGGTGTTTTTCGGCTGCACCTTCATCGCCTTCGGCCCAGCCATCGCTCTGTTCCTGTTTACCATCGCCCGGGAACCGCTGAGGGTCATTTTCCTCATAGCAGG TGCATTTTTCTGGCtggtgtctctgctgctgtcctctctgGTGTGGTTCATCTCGGTTCAGATCAGTAATAAGGACAGTGCTGCACAGCAGAAAGGCCTCCTCATCTTCGGCGTGGTGCTGTCCGTCCTGCTGCAGGAAACCTTCCGCTTCGCTTACTACAAGCTGTTGAA GAAAGCGAATGAAGGCCTCCTCGCTCTCAGTCAGGAGGAAACCATGCCGATCTCCATTAGGCAGCTGGCCTACG TGTCCGGCCTCGGCTTCGGCTTCATGAGTGGAGCGTTCTCGGTGGTCAACATCCTGGCTGACTCTGTGGGGCCGGGGACGGTGGGGATCCACGGAGACTCGCAGCACTACTTCCTGTCCTCAG ccTTCATGACCATGGCCATCATCCTGCTTCACATGTTCTGGGGCGTCGTCTTCTTTGACGCCTGTGAGAAGCAGCGCTGGTGGGCGGTGGCTGCCGTCGTCGTCAGCCACCTCGTCGTTTCTTGTCTG ACCTTCCAGAACCCCGAGTACGTGGCCAGCCTGGTTCCCACCTACGTCATCCTGTTCCTGATGGGCGTCTGGGCCTTTTACTCCGCTGGCGGTTCACTCAGGAACCTCAAACTCTGCCTCACCTGCAAAGACAAAGACTTCCTGCTCGCCAACCACCGGCCCAGATAA